The following proteins are encoded in a genomic region of Salvelinus sp. IW2-2015 unplaced genomic scaffold, ASM291031v2 Un_scaffold356, whole genome shotgun sequence:
- the LOC112068279 gene encoding voltage-gated monoatomic cation channel TMEM109 isoform X2, giving the protein MKVSFVVCVLSTVVVSCSGENSRFEKSFNYSPGMMQVLRETLTDLSEEAHGYLVHLVGARSVETAQKVVKYIAEAAASGANVVMKYLAQFLMAAGVDVEMPVNSITPDAVVYIGQWLLLALIGYWLLSLAFRLVASTLRRVLWLLKLGVVLGLFCLILSDRSAGTETTALRLAGLVSVCVLLGIGHSGTGGDKTYLEDQVRVLERRVREMERRKEK; this is encoded by the exons ATGAAAGTGTCTTTCGTCGTGTGTGTGCTGAGCACCGTGGTCGTTTCTTGTTCGGGAGAAAATAGTCGCTTCGAGAAGTCATTCAACTATTCCCCGGGAATGATGCAAGTCCTCCGGGAGACGCTCACGGATTTGTCCGAGGAGGCGCACGGTTACCTGGTTCACCTTGTCGGGGCAAGGTCCGTTGAAACTGCACAGAAG GTGGTCAAGTATATAGCTGAGGCAGCGGCCAGTGGAGCGAATGTGGTTATGAAGTACCTCGCCCAGTTCCTGATGGCAGCAGGAGTTGATG ttGAAATGCCTGTTAACAGTATCACCCCAGATGCTGTGGTCTATATCGGTCAGTGGCTTCTGCTGGCTCTCATTGGCTACTGGCTGCTGTccctggccttccgattggtggCGTCCACTCTGAGGCGGGTCCTGTGGCTACTGAAGCTGGGTGTGGTTTTAGGACTGTTTTGCCTGATCCTAAGTGACCGCAGTGCTGGAACAGAGACTACGGCGCTGCGATTGGCCGGCCTGGTGAGCGTCTGCGTCCTATTGGGTATCGGGCATTCTGGAACCGGGGGCGACAAAACCTACCTGGAGGATCAAGTGAGGGTGCTAGAGAGACGagtgagagaaatggagaggaggaaagagaagtga
- the LOC112068279 gene encoding voltage-gated monoatomic cation channel TMEM109 isoform X1, producing the protein MKVSFVVCVLSTVVVSCSGENSRFEKSFNYSPGMMQVLRETLTDLSEEAHGYLVHLVGARSVETAQKCFFQVVKYIAEAAASGANVVMKYLAQFLMAAGVDVEMPVNSITPDAVVYIGQWLLLALIGYWLLSLAFRLVASTLRRVLWLLKLGVVLGLFCLILSDRSAGTETTALRLAGLVSVCVLLGIGHSGTGGDKTYLEDQVRVLERRVREMERRKEK; encoded by the exons ATGAAAGTGTCTTTCGTCGTGTGTGTGCTGAGCACCGTGGTCGTTTCTTGTTCGGGAGAAAATAGTCGCTTCGAGAAGTCATTCAACTATTCCCCGGGAATGATGCAAGTCCTCCGGGAGACGCTCACGGATTTGTCCGAGGAGGCGCACGGTTACCTGGTTCACCTTGTCGGGGCAAGGTCCGTTGAAACTGCACAGAAG TGTTTCTTTCAGGTGGTCAAGTATATAGCTGAGGCAGCGGCCAGTGGAGCGAATGTGGTTATGAAGTACCTCGCCCAGTTCCTGATGGCAGCAGGAGTTGATG ttGAAATGCCTGTTAACAGTATCACCCCAGATGCTGTGGTCTATATCGGTCAGTGGCTTCTGCTGGCTCTCATTGGCTACTGGCTGCTGTccctggccttccgattggtggCGTCCACTCTGAGGCGGGTCCTGTGGCTACTGAAGCTGGGTGTGGTTTTAGGACTGTTTTGCCTGATCCTAAGTGACCGCAGTGCTGGAACAGAGACTACGGCGCTGCGATTGGCCGGCCTGGTGAGCGTCTGCGTCCTATTGGGTATCGGGCATTCTGGAACCGGGGGCGACAAAACCTACCTGGAGGATCAAGTGAGGGTGCTAGAGAGACGagtgagagaaatggagaggaggaaagagaagtga
- the LOC139023904 gene encoding calcium-binding protein P-like, which yields MFESLCFTEGTVVLLHVQGGYPQVYPPHNPGMPGQPQWTGPPPQPCFNPGYPPRTLLYPPAQPPQWNGPPPNQPQYNPGVPPMGYAPGDVQRPSGKEEIKMENMSPADPLLAHPPPQVPPPASEALHSTDGAFQVNIDTGKNAPTNFL from the exons ATGTTTGAGTCCCTCTGTTTTACTGAGGGAACTGTGGTGCTCCTCCATGTACAGGGAGGTTACCCTCAGGTTTACCCTCCCCACAACCCTGGGATGCCAGGCCAGCCTCAATGGACCGGACCCCCACCTCAACCA TGCTTCAACCCAGGCTACCCCCCCAGGACCCTATTGTACCCCCCTGCCCAGCCCCCACAGTGGAATGGCCCACCACCAAACCAGCCACAGTACAACCCTGGTGTTCCTCCGATG gggtaTGCGCCCGGTGATGTACAGCGCCCCTCAGGGAAGGAGGAGATAAAGATGGAGAACATGTCTCCTGCTGATCCCCTCCTTGCCCATCCACCACCCCAG gTCCCCCCGCCCGCCTCTGAAGCTCTGCACTCCACAGACGGAGCCTTCCAGGTCAACATTGACACAGGGAAAAACGCCCCCACCAACTTCCTGTAG